The Astatotilapia calliptera chromosome 2, fAstCal1.2, whole genome shotgun sequence genome includes a window with the following:
- the naa15a gene encoding N-alpha-acetyltransferase 15, NatA auxiliary subunit a, with translation MPTITLPPKENALFKRILRCYEHKQYRNGLKFCKQILSNPKFSEHGETLAMKGLTLNCLGKKEEAYELVRRGLRNDLKSHVCWHVYGLLQRSDKKYDEAIKCYRNALKWDKDNLQILRDLSLLQIQMRDLEGYRETRYQLLQLRPAQRASWIGYAVAYHLLEDFDMAAKIVEEFRKTQQTSPDKVDYEYSELLLYQNQVLREAGLHKEAFDHLNSYEKQICDKLAVEETRGELLLKLEKHQEASEVYRRLQERNPENWAYYQGLEKALKPGSLEARQKIYEASCIKFPKGLVPRRLPLNFLTGERFRQSLDSYLRINFSKGCPPVFTTLKSLYSDKEKVTVIEESVVGYETCLKSCRMFSENDDGKEEPPTTLLWVQYFLAQHFDFVGQPRLALEFINAAIDSTPTLIELFLIKAKIYKHAGNIKEAARWMDEAQALDTADRFINSKCAKYMLKAGLIKEAEEMCSKFTREGTSAVDNLNEMQCMWFQTECALAYKALNKYGEALKKCHEIERHFVEITDDQFDFHTYCMRKMTLRSYVDLLKLEDVLRQHPFYYKAARTAIQIYLTLHDKPLTDDSKESQADTENLTDKELKKLRNKQRRAQKKAQLEEEKKNAEKEKQLKNQKKKKEDDDEEIGGPKEELIPDKLAKPENPLDEAVKFLIPLKNLVRKKVETHLLAFEIYFRKEKYLLMLQSIKRAVHIEPNNPWLHQCLVRFFKGVSGSTDLAEAVRTVLKHEISRLFGESSPQSFNKSYLSQHSNSIPHRLAAAKMMVYLEPSSDKMACEIATALDESLAGRSIQICAEVLEALRDGQLGEGQQKAAEAYRAACHKIYPYSLAFMPPGYQDNSTVISSNGDLSAGELDDIANEM, from the exons ATGCCCACAATCACCCTGCCGCCGAAAGAGAACGCGCTCTTCAAAAGAATTCTG AGGTGTTATGAACACAAGCAGTACAGGAATGGTCTGAAGTTCTGCAAACAGATCCTGAGTAACCCCAAGTTTTCTGAGCATGGAG AGACGCTGGCCATGAAGGGTTTAACTCTCAACTGTCTGGGCAAGAAGGAGGAGGCGTACGAGCTGGTGAGACGAGGCCTGCGCAACGACCTCAAGAGCCACGTCT GCTGGCATGTGTATGGCCTGCTGCAGCGCTCAGATAAAAAGTATGACGAGGCCATCAAGTGTTACCGTAACGCTCTGAAGTGGGATAAGGACAATCTGCAGATTCTCCGAGACCTCTCCTTGTTGCAGATCCAGATGAGAGACTTGGAAGGATACAGG gagactcgGTACCAGCTGTTACAGCTCCGCCCAGCCCAACGAGCTTCCTGGATCGGCTATGCAGTGGCTTATCACCTGTTAGAGGACTTTGACATGGCTGCAAAGATTGTTGAGGAATTCCGCAAAACACAACAG ACATCGCCTGACAAAGTGGATTACGAGTACAGTGAACTGCTGCTGTATCAGAACCAGGTCCTAAGGGAAGCCGGGCTGCACAAGGAGGCCTTCGATCACCTCAACAGCTACGAGAAACAGATCTGTGACAAGCTGGCTGTGGAGGAGACCCGAG gagAGCTGCTGCTAAAGCTGGAGAAACATCAGGAGGCTTCAGAGGTCTACAGAAGACTCCAGGAAAGGAACCCAGAAAACTGGGCCTACTACCAAGGCCTGGAAAAGGCCTTAAAGCCAG GCAGTTTAGAGGCGCGGCAGAAGATTTATGAAGCGTCCTGCATAAAGTTTCCTAAAGGCCTCGTTCCCCGAAGGCTGCCTCTCAACTTCCTCACTG GGGAGAGGTTTCGTCAGTCTCTGGACAGCTACCTGAGGATCAACTTCAGCAAAGGCTGTCCTCCCGTCTTCACCACCCTCAAGTCCCTTTACAGCGACAAAGAGAAA GTCACAGTTATTGAAGAATCAGTAGTTGGCTATGAAACCTGTTTAAAAAGCTGTCGAATGTTTAGTGAAAATG ATGATGGGAAGGAGGAACCCCCCACCACCCTGTTGTGGGTACAGTACTTCCTGGCACAGCACTTTGACTTCGTCGGCCAGCCACGCCTGGCGCTGGAGTTCATTAATGCAGCCATCGACAGTACACCTACGCTCATTGAGCTCTTCCTCATCAAAGCCAAGATCTACAAG CATGCAGGCAACATAAAAGAAGCAGCTCGGTGGATGGACGAGGCTCAGGCCCTGGACACTGCAGACCGCTTCATTAATTCCAAGTGTGCCAAGTACATGCTGAAGGCTGGCCTCATCAAGGAAGCAGAGGAGATGTGCTCCAAGTTCACACGA GAAGGCACGTCGGCAGTGGATAACCTGAACGAGATGCAGTGCATGTGGTTCCAGACAGAATGTGCGTTGGCCTACAAGGCGCTGAACAAGTACGGAGAGGCCCTGAAGAAGTGCCATGAAATTGAGAGA CATTTTGTGGAGATCACTGATGACCAGTTTGACTTCCACACCTACTGCATGAGGAAGATGACGCTGCGCTCCTACGTGGACCtgctgaagctggaggatgtcctACGGCAGCACCCATTTTATTACAAAGCTGCTCGCACTGCAATACAGATCTACCTGACCCTGCACGACAAACCTCTGACTGATGACAGCAAGGAGAGCCAGGCAGACACGG AAAATCTGACAGACAAGGAGCTGAAGAAACTGCGCAATAAACAGCGAAGAGCACAGAAGAAGGCCCAGTtagaagaggagaagaagaacgCAGAGAAGGAAAAGCAGCTCAAgaaccagaagaagaagaaggaggatgATGACGAAGAGATTGGAGGGCCTAAAGAGGAACTAATACCAGACAAACTGGCCAAG CCGGAGAATCCTTTGGATGAAGCAGTCAAGTTCTTGATCCCACTTAAGAACCTGGTGCGGAAAAAGGTTGAGACTCATCTGCTGGCTTTTGAGATCTACTTCAGGAAAG AGAAGTACCTGCTGATGCTGCAGTCCATAAAGAGGGCTGTTCACATAGAACCTAATAATCCATGGCTGCATCAGTGTCTTGTCCGCTTTTTCAAAGGAG TGAGTGGGAGCACGGATCTGGCAGAGGCAGTGAGAACGGTGCTGAAGCACGAGATCTCCAGGCTGTTTGGAGAGAGCAGCCCTCAGAGCTTCAACAAGAGCTACCTGAGCCAACACTCCAACTCCATCCCACACAGACTGGCTG CCGCTAAGATGATGGTTTACCTGGAGCCTTCTTCTGATAAGATGGCGTGTGAGATAGCTACAGCGCTGGACGAGTCGCTGGCTGGACGAAGCATTCAG ATCTGTGCCGAGGTCCTGGAGGCTTTGCGTGACGGCCAGCTAGGTGAGGGTCAGCAGAAGGCAGCTGAGGCCTATCGAGCTGCCTGCCATAAAATCTACCCCTACAGCCTGGCCTTCATGCCGCCTGGTTACCAGGACAACAGTACCGTAATCAGCTCTAATGGCGACCTGTCGGCAGGAGAGCTCGATGACATTGCGAATGAAATGTGA
- the ndufc1 gene encoding NADH dehydrogenase [ubiquinone] 1 subunit C1, mitochondrial has translation MTFNRLLSRAVFVSRAGCRSAFTSSKPDMTNPNWFRVGLAFGTTAFLWGLLFKQHSTDTHEYKVRNGLE, from the exons ATGACTTTCAACCGGTTGCTGTCCAGGGCTGTTTTCGTCAGCAGAG CTGGCTGCAGGTCTGCTTTCACAAGCTCCAAGCCTGATATGACCAACCCCAACTGGTTCAGAGTGGGTCTTGCTTTTGGAACAACTGCTTTCCTATGGGGCCTG CTCTTcaaacagcacagcacagacacTCATGAGTACAAAGTGAGGAATGGCCTGGAATAA